Proteins from a genomic interval of Medicago truncatula cultivar Jemalong A17 chromosome 3, MtrunA17r5.0-ANR, whole genome shotgun sequence:
- the LOC120579737 gene encoding putative disease resistance RPP13-like protein 1 isoform X1, with the protein MESFVSETALSTCVKVLLNKIVSSEFMDTYRKTNLDIPLLEKLQTELLNFEVVPNDDAVSVHVWLNRLKNAVSNVNYLFGYIKYALRCKLEARYETVLTSTSQVLNDLSSQHRSVINIIKELKGLRSGCVSVSNSSSVLLKTSTTSVVVDESCIYGRDNDINKLKHLLLSNDGDEYDSKIRVIFIVGMAGIGKSALARVLYNDPQVKEKFRVMPKHDFYVFRESKHYHTLWVLENILESLPSQTVSGDNLNAVYPHFLLVLDDMIDTRSVNWTLLMDIFNAEKTRRTIIITTRDERVPKSMQNFSYVHYMRPLESEDCWSIVARHALGECNNQQRSNLEEIGRKIAIKCDGLPLAAVALGYVLRNELSLDYWNNGLRRDIWDYVLQPSLRLSYNYFSVPLKLCFKYCSIFPKKSILEKNVVVQLWIAEGWVVSSADKEKVGEEYFDELVSRSWIHRQSIGNEEANFEMHSLIHYFATMVSSSYCTRLDEQNLHEKIRHLSYNRGLYDSFNKFDKLFGVKDLHTFLALPLQKRLPFSLLSNKVVHDLLPTMKQLRVLSLSNYRSITEVPNSIEKMLYLRYLNLSHTEIERLPSATCKLYNLQFLLLAGCRRLIELPEDMGKLINLRHLDVSDTALSEMPVQIAKLENLHSLSDFIVNKHNDGLKLAELGKFHNLHGKLSISQLQNVNDTFEADQAKIKKKKRIKDLSLEWDHGTSVPDSPIQCVVLQHLQPSTNLKSLTIKGYGGISFPNWLGDFSFTNLMYLKISNCDDCLWLPPLGQLGNLKKLIIEGMQSVQTIGTEFYGSDGFPSFQPFPSLETLHFENMQEWEKWNLIGGTAIEFPCLKSLSLSKCPKLRVGNIPAKFLSLVEFELRECPLLVQSMPSSDHVFRQPVFPLNSLQQLTIDVFPSPMSFPTVSLPKTLKSLIISNCDNLEFLPHEYWHHYTSLEELKISYSCNSMISFTLGALPVLKSLFIEGCKNLKSILIAEDGSQKSLSFLRSIKIWDCNELETFPPGGLHTPNLIHFVVWKCQKLQSLPEAMNTLTDLQEMEIDDLPNLQSFVVDDLPISLRELTVGSVGGIMWNTEPAWEHLTCLSVLRINGNATVNTLMVPVLPASLVTLCISGLNDKSIDGKWLQHLTSLQDLEIVNAPKLKSLPKKGLPSSLLVLNMTRCPLLKASLGRKRGKEWRKIAHIPSIIIDDELIT; encoded by the coding sequence ATGGAGAGTTTTGTGTCAGAAACAGCCCTCTCAACTTGTGTGAAAGTGTTGTTAAACAAGATTGTTTCTAGTGAGTTCATGGACACCTACAGGAAGACGAATCTTGACATTCCACTCTTGGAAAAGCTCCAGACAGAACTGCTCAATTTTGAAGTTGTACCTAATGATGATGCTGTTAGCGTACATGTATGGTTGAACAGGCTCAAAAATGCTGTCTCGAATGTTAACTATTTGTTTGGTTATATAAAGTATGCGTTGCGCTGCAAACTTGAAGCACGGTATGAAACAGTACTAACTTCTACTTCTCAGGTTCTGAATGATCTTTCTTCTCAACATAGGAGCGtcattaatataattaaagaattaaaaggCTTGAGATCAGGATGTGTAAGTGTTTCCAATTCCAGCAGTGTTTTGCTTAAAACCTCAACAACTTCTGTTGTGGTTGATGAATCTTGTATTTATGGAAGAGACAATGATATAAACAaacttaaacatcttttatTGTCTAATGACGGTGATGAATATGatagtaaaataagagttatTTTCATTGTCGGTATGGCAGGGATTGGTAAATCAGCCCTTGCAAGAGTCCTTTACAATGATCCCCAAGTTAAGGAGAAATTCAGGGTTATGccaaaacatgatttttatgttttcagGGAGTCAAAACATTATCACACTTTATGGGTTTTGGAAAACATTCTCGAATCTCTTCCTTCACAAACAGTTAGTGGTGATAACTTGAATGCCGTTTACCCGCATTTTTTGTTAGTATTGGATGACATGATAGATACAAGGTCTGTAAATTGGACATTACTGATGGATATCTTTAATGCTGAGAAAACAAGAAGAACGATCATCATCACAACACGAGATGAAAGAGTTCCAAAATCCATGCAAAACTTTTCTTATGTACACTATATGAGACCTCTGGAAAGTGAAGATTGTTGGTCTATAGTTGCCAGACATGCACTTGGAGAATGTAACAACCAGCAACGATCCAATCTAGAAGAAATAGGCAGGAAAATTGCAATAAAATGTGATGGATTACCATTAGCTGCAGTAGCACTTGGGTATGTTCTCCGCAATGAATTGTCCCTGGATTACTGGAATAATGGGCTAAGACGTGACATTTGGGATTATGTCCTGCAACCTTCGCTGCGATTGAGCTACAATTATTTTTCAGTTCCTTTAAAACTGTGCTTTAaatattgttcaatttttcctAAGAAATCCATCTTAGAAAAAAATGTGGTAGTTCAATTGTGGATTGCAGAAGGGTGGGTTGTATCGTCCGCAGATAAGGAAAAAGTCGGAGAAGAATACTTTGATGAACTAGTGTCAAGATCATGGATACATCGACAATCTATTGGCAATGAGGAAGCAAACTTTGAAATGCATAGCCTCATCCATTACTTTGCTACAATGGTTTCATCTTCATATTGTACCAGGCTGGATGAACAGAACTTACATGAAAAGATACGTCATTTATCATACAATAGAGGGCTATATgactcatttaataaatttgataaattgttTGGAGTAAAAGATCTACACAcctttctggcattaccattacaGAAACGACTGCCTTTTAGTTTGTTATCGAACAAGGTAGTACATGACTTGCTGCCAACAATGAAACAATTACGTGTGTTATCTTTGTCAAACTACAGGAGTATCACCGAGGTTCCCAACTCTATTGAAAAAATGTTATACCTGCGGTACTTAAATCTTTCCCACACTGAGATTGAAAGGTTGCCTTCTGCAACATGCAAGCTTTATAATCTGCAGTTCTTGTTGTTGGCTGGCTGTAGAAGGCTCATTGAATTGCCGGAGGACATGGGGAAATTGATTAATCTCCGTCACCTTGACGTTAGTGACACTGCATTGAGTGAGATGCCTGTACAAATAGCCAAACTAGAAAATCTCCATAGTTTGTCGGACTTTATTGTCAACAAGCATAATGATGGATTGAAGCTAGCGGAGCTGGGAAAATTTCACAACCTACATGGAAAACTTTCAATCTCACAGCTACAAAATGTTAACGACACATTTGAAGCAGATCAAGCCaagattaagaagaaaaaacgaataaaagattTATCTTTAGAATGGGATCATGGTACTTCTGTCCCAGATTCACCAATTCAATGTGTTGTACTTCAACATTTGCAACCCTCAACAAATTTGAAAAGTCTCACCATAAAAGGCTACGGTGGAATCAGCTTTCCAAATTGGTTGGGTGATTTTTCATTTACCAACCTGATGTATTTAAAGATCTCGAATTGTGATGATTGTTTATGGCTTCCACCCCTTGGACAATtgggtaatttgaaaaaactcATTATTGAAGGGATGCAATCAGTACAGACAATTGGTACTGAGTTCTATGGAAGTGACGGTTTTCCTTCATTTCAACCATTTCCCTCCTTGGAGACTCTACATTTTGAGAATATGCAAGAGTGGGAGAAATGGAACTTGATTGGAGGTACAGCTATAGAATTTCCTTGTCTTAAATCTTTGTCACTAAGTAAGTGCCCGAAACTGAGAGTAGGTAACATACCTGCCAAATTTCTTTCCTTAGTTGAATTTGAGTTAAGAGAATGCCCTCTATTGGTGCAATCAATGCCATCATCGGATCATGTGTTCAGGCAACCAGTGTTCCCTCTAAATTCTCTTCAACAGTTGACTATAGACGTCTTTCCATCTCCTATGTCTTTCCCAACAGTCAGTCTACCAAAAACCTTGAAGTCTCTCATAATCAGTAACTGTGATAATCTAGAGTTCCTTCCTCACGAATACTGGCACCATTACACATCGCTTGAAGAATTGAAAATATCTTATAGTTGTAATTCAATGATATCATTTACCTTGGGCGCTCTCCCTGTCCTCAAGAGTTTGTTTATTGAGGGttgtaaaaatttgaaatcGATATTAATTGCAGAAGATGGGTCGCAAAAGAGTCTCTCATTTCTTAGAAGCATCAAAATATGGGATTGTAATGAACTGGAGACATTTCCTCCAGGCGGATTGCACACTCCAAACCTCATTCATTTTGTAGTGTGGAAGTGTCAGAAGCTTCAGTCTCTACCAGAAGCAATGAACACTCTAACCGACCTTCAAGAAATGGAAATTGATGATCTGCCAAATCTTCAATCTTTTGTCGTAGATGATTTGCCTATCAGTTTGCGGGAACTGACTGTTGGCTCTGTTGGAGGGATTATGTGGAATACCGAGCCAGCTTGGGAACATCTCACTTGTCTTTCAGTGTTGCGAATTAATGGCAATGCTACCGTGAACACGCTTATGGTGCCAGTGCTACCTGCATCGCTTGTTACACTATGCATCAGTGGTCTTAATGATAAAAGCATTGATGGGAAGTGGCTTCAACATCTCACTTCTCTCCAAGACCTTGAGATTGTTAATGCTCCCAAGCTCAAGTCATTGCCAAAAAAAGGATTGCCTTCCTCTCTTTTGGTACTAAATATGACTCGCTGCCCATTGCTCAAAGCAAGTTTAGGAAGGAAGCGAGGGAAAGAGTGGCGTAAGATTGCTCACATTCCCTCCATAATTATCGATGATGAATTGATCACATGA
- the LOC120579737 gene encoding putative disease resistance protein At3g14460 isoform X2: MWIGKSALARVLYNDPQVKEKFRVMPKHDFYVFRESKHYHTLWVLENILESLPSQTVSGDNLNAVYPHFLLVLDDMIDTRSVNWTLLMDIFNAEKTRRTIIITTRDERVPKSMQNFSYVHYMRPLESEDCWSIVARHALGECNNQQRSNLEEIGRKIAIKCDGLPLAAVALGYVLRNELSLDYWNNGLRRDIWDYVLQPSLRLSYNYFSVPLKLCFKYCSIFPKKSILEKNVVVQLWIAEGWVVSSADKEKVGEEYFDELVSRSWIHRQSIGNEEANFEMHSLIHYFATMVSSSYCTRLDEQNLHEKIRHLSYNRGLYDSFNKFDKLFGVKDLHTFLALPLQKRLPFSLLSNKVVHDLLPTMKQLRVLSLSNYRSITEVPNSIEKMLYLRYLNLSHTEIERLPSATCKLYNLQFLLLAGCRRLIELPEDMGKLINLRHLDVSDTALSEMPVQIAKLENLHSLSDFIVNKHNDGLKLAELGKFHNLHGKLSISQLQNVNDTFEADQAKIKKKKRIKDLSLEWDHGTSVPDSPIQCVVLQHLQPSTNLKSLTIKGYGGISFPNWLGDFSFTNLMYLKISNCDDCLWLPPLGQLGNLKKLIIEGMQSVQTIGTEFYGSDGFPSFQPFPSLETLHFENMQEWEKWNLIGGTAIEFPCLKSLSLSKCPKLRVGNIPAKFLSLVEFELRECPLLVQSMPSSDHVFRQPVFPLNSLQQLTIDVFPSPMSFPTVSLPKTLKSLIISNCDNLEFLPHEYWHHYTSLEELKISYSCNSMISFTLGALPVLKSLFIEGCKNLKSILIAEDGSQKSLSFLRSIKIWDCNELETFPPGGLHTPNLIHFVVWKCQKLQSLPEAMNTLTDLQEMEIDDLPNLQSFVVDDLPISLRELTVGSVGGIMWNTEPAWEHLTCLSVLRINGNATVNTLMVPVLPASLVTLCISGLNDKSIDGKWLQHLTSLQDLEIVNAPKLKSLPKKGLPSSLLVLNMTRCPLLKASLGRKRGKEWRKIAHIPSIIIDDELIT, from the exons ATGT GGATTGGTAAATCAGCCCTTGCAAGAGTCCTTTACAATGATCCCCAAGTTAAGGAGAAATTCAGGGTTATGccaaaacatgatttttatgttttcagGGAGTCAAAACATTATCACACTTTATGGGTTTTGGAAAACATTCTCGAATCTCTTCCTTCACAAACAGTTAGTGGTGATAACTTGAATGCCGTTTACCCGCATTTTTTGTTAGTATTGGATGACATGATAGATACAAGGTCTGTAAATTGGACATTACTGATGGATATCTTTAATGCTGAGAAAACAAGAAGAACGATCATCATCACAACACGAGATGAAAGAGTTCCAAAATCCATGCAAAACTTTTCTTATGTACACTATATGAGACCTCTGGAAAGTGAAGATTGTTGGTCTATAGTTGCCAGACATGCACTTGGAGAATGTAACAACCAGCAACGATCCAATCTAGAAGAAATAGGCAGGAAAATTGCAATAAAATGTGATGGATTACCATTAGCTGCAGTAGCACTTGGGTATGTTCTCCGCAATGAATTGTCCCTGGATTACTGGAATAATGGGCTAAGACGTGACATTTGGGATTATGTCCTGCAACCTTCGCTGCGATTGAGCTACAATTATTTTTCAGTTCCTTTAAAACTGTGCTTTAaatattgttcaatttttcctAAGAAATCCATCTTAGAAAAAAATGTGGTAGTTCAATTGTGGATTGCAGAAGGGTGGGTTGTATCGTCCGCAGATAAGGAAAAAGTCGGAGAAGAATACTTTGATGAACTAGTGTCAAGATCATGGATACATCGACAATCTATTGGCAATGAGGAAGCAAACTTTGAAATGCATAGCCTCATCCATTACTTTGCTACAATGGTTTCATCTTCATATTGTACCAGGCTGGATGAACAGAACTTACATGAAAAGATACGTCATTTATCATACAATAGAGGGCTATATgactcatttaataaatttgataaattgttTGGAGTAAAAGATCTACACAcctttctggcattaccattacaGAAACGACTGCCTTTTAGTTTGTTATCGAACAAGGTAGTACATGACTTGCTGCCAACAATGAAACAATTACGTGTGTTATCTTTGTCAAACTACAGGAGTATCACCGAGGTTCCCAACTCTATTGAAAAAATGTTATACCTGCGGTACTTAAATCTTTCCCACACTGAGATTGAAAGGTTGCCTTCTGCAACATGCAAGCTTTATAATCTGCAGTTCTTGTTGTTGGCTGGCTGTAGAAGGCTCATTGAATTGCCGGAGGACATGGGGAAATTGATTAATCTCCGTCACCTTGACGTTAGTGACACTGCATTGAGTGAGATGCCTGTACAAATAGCCAAACTAGAAAATCTCCATAGTTTGTCGGACTTTATTGTCAACAAGCATAATGATGGATTGAAGCTAGCGGAGCTGGGAAAATTTCACAACCTACATGGAAAACTTTCAATCTCACAGCTACAAAATGTTAACGACACATTTGAAGCAGATCAAGCCaagattaagaagaaaaaacgaataaaagattTATCTTTAGAATGGGATCATGGTACTTCTGTCCCAGATTCACCAATTCAATGTGTTGTACTTCAACATTTGCAACCCTCAACAAATTTGAAAAGTCTCACCATAAAAGGCTACGGTGGAATCAGCTTTCCAAATTGGTTGGGTGATTTTTCATTTACCAACCTGATGTATTTAAAGATCTCGAATTGTGATGATTGTTTATGGCTTCCACCCCTTGGACAATtgggtaatttgaaaaaactcATTATTGAAGGGATGCAATCAGTACAGACAATTGGTACTGAGTTCTATGGAAGTGACGGTTTTCCTTCATTTCAACCATTTCCCTCCTTGGAGACTCTACATTTTGAGAATATGCAAGAGTGGGAGAAATGGAACTTGATTGGAGGTACAGCTATAGAATTTCCTTGTCTTAAATCTTTGTCACTAAGTAAGTGCCCGAAACTGAGAGTAGGTAACATACCTGCCAAATTTCTTTCCTTAGTTGAATTTGAGTTAAGAGAATGCCCTCTATTGGTGCAATCAATGCCATCATCGGATCATGTGTTCAGGCAACCAGTGTTCCCTCTAAATTCTCTTCAACAGTTGACTATAGACGTCTTTCCATCTCCTATGTCTTTCCCAACAGTCAGTCTACCAAAAACCTTGAAGTCTCTCATAATCAGTAACTGTGATAATCTAGAGTTCCTTCCTCACGAATACTGGCACCATTACACATCGCTTGAAGAATTGAAAATATCTTATAGTTGTAATTCAATGATATCATTTACCTTGGGCGCTCTCCCTGTCCTCAAGAGTTTGTTTATTGAGGGttgtaaaaatttgaaatcGATATTAATTGCAGAAGATGGGTCGCAAAAGAGTCTCTCATTTCTTAGAAGCATCAAAATATGGGATTGTAATGAACTGGAGACATTTCCTCCAGGCGGATTGCACACTCCAAACCTCATTCATTTTGTAGTGTGGAAGTGTCAGAAGCTTCAGTCTCTACCAGAAGCAATGAACACTCTAACCGACCTTCAAGAAATGGAAATTGATGATCTGCCAAATCTTCAATCTTTTGTCGTAGATGATTTGCCTATCAGTTTGCGGGAACTGACTGTTGGCTCTGTTGGAGGGATTATGTGGAATACCGAGCCAGCTTGGGAACATCTCACTTGTCTTTCAGTGTTGCGAATTAATGGCAATGCTACCGTGAACACGCTTATGGTGCCAGTGCTACCTGCATCGCTTGTTACACTATGCATCAGTGGTCTTAATGATAAAAGCATTGATGGGAAGTGGCTTCAACATCTCACTTCTCTCCAAGACCTTGAGATTGTTAATGCTCCCAAGCTCAAGTCATTGCCAAAAAAAGGATTGCCTTCCTCTCTTTTGGTACTAAATATGACTCGCTGCCCATTGCTCAAAGCAAGTTTAGGAAGGAAGCGAGGGAAAGAGTGGCGTAAGATTGCTCACATTCCCTCCATAATTATCGATGATGAATTGATCACATGA